The Mus musculus strain C57BL/6J chromosome 16, GRCm38.p6 C57BL/6J DNA window TCttcagaatcacacacacacacacacacacacacacacacacacacacacacacacacacgagtatcaTTTCCAGGCTTGAATAGTCTTTGGAAAATATCATTACCATTAtcagagatttttaaaatattttcacttaacatttgtattatttttaataaaggccCAATATAATGTATAAAAATGATGTGGTATATTTTAAGGCTACAGTGCTGAGTGAGGCAAGTGAAATACCCTTGTGGCTATCAGTTTTCAGTTATTTTGAAAGCAATGGCCATTTATTCTCTGTCACAGGCAGACAGGAAACAAAGCTTCCAATAAGCACACCCTGACAGGAAGTCCCTCCCACTCCGCCAATCTACATCTGCATACTGTGATTGTTTCACTGGGACTTTCTCCATCCCAGAACATAGATGTGTGAATATTAGAGCAACGAAAACTAGAATGAAGCCAATCACGTCTGGCTATAAAGAGGAATAATGACCTGCTACAAACATAGAAATCAATTAAATCactgttctcttctctctttcctgctaattttttattttggataatggtaaaaaaataaagattaatggAGTCCTAAGAAACCCATGGTCTAAAGACTTGTTCTAACCAAGCATTCATCTCAAAAGTAACTATGCTACTCTGAGAACTTACGCCAAACTTCATTTAAGAACTGGCTAGGTAgatggttgattggttggttgaatgggaaaatggatggatgaatggatgcatgcatggatgaatgcatgcatggatggatgcgTGGATGCATGGGTGCATGGGTGGTTCGATGGGTGGATGGTTTCAAAATTTCACATATGCAATCAGAACATATCCACAGACAAATCAATCATAACTTGAATCTCTGAGAGGAGTCACCATTTGATTGGTAGGGGATTCTGGGAAACCAAAATCACAATCATATTACGAATGAACTTTCCAGTTCACTCTCTGTGTTTGAAGCTATTATCAAAAGTGTAAATAAAAACTTTCTTTAGatgagaaaataatatttaagaaaaatatttaatttaaatgctATGTATTTATTCTTCTATGTCTGAAATTGTTAGGAGTTGAATGTGAAACGTTCTGAGCAGGTTTCTGTGTTCACACATTTAGTACCCACTGTATAACATTGTTCTGAGCAAGTTCCTTTGTTCACACATTTAGTACCCACTGTATAACATTGTTTTTGAGAGGTTCCAGAACCTTGAAAACTGCAGCCTACAAAGTCAAGAATGGTCCAGTAAGATCAGGTTGGTGTAGGATTTAATCTACTTCTGGAcctttttctgcttctttgtcTACCCACATGTGAACAGATGCTGATTCATGCTCCCCCTACTGAAAATGGAGCCCTGGTACCACACTTTCCCTCTGTGATGTACCGTGCCCCCAGACACCATGAGCCAAATGAGAGCTCTCTGCCCTACAGTTGTTTTTCTAGTCAATTTGTCACAAGACATAAAGATAGCTTATGCTTAATATTAATGGCCCAGCCATTTTTGCTAAGTAAATAGAATTTGATTGTGTGAAGTGTTTGGTTATCCTCCTTAGGTATGCATTTGTGTCAGGGGAAAAATGACAACGAGGAGTAGAAATGAACCTGGAATAGAAGCCACGTTCATCTTTAGAAGGGTGAATTCTTTGGCTGGAAGTGTCCCTGTGCTGTGGAGGCTCCTCTCTTGATCTCTGGGCTGAGAAACTGTTCCCACAGCCAATTAGGAGCTGACTTTACCTTACGTGCTTGAAGCCTCTGGTTCTCTGGGAATTCAGAAACTTTGACAACAAAACTACTCTATGAACAGTGAGAACACCAGTAGAGTAAAATGAGGGGGgatcattttgttatttttcttaaatgtgtGAACAATGAAATGTGGTTATGAGATGCCTTACATCTAATAgcctctgctgccttcagatccccAACTGTCTTGTTTTATGAGAAACACTTTTACAAGTTAATATGACCAGATGCACTCGTCACATACATAATGCCACTCAGAGAATACTTCCCCTACCTTGTGAGAAGGACCGATGTGAACTTCTTCAAAACAAACTTTATAGACCACTGGGAAATGTTCACTAAGATATAGTGCAGCAGATATTCTGTTAAAACTAGCTCAAGACTTTAGAACATCCCTGTGAACCAAGACAGGTAACTAGATCTTAACATTCTCCTATTTAGTTGCCACTGGGGAGTTATTCCTGCTAAGTACCCAAGAAGTTTCAAGGACTAATGACCAAAGTAGAGGGTCTACCTGAGAtgaatagaaaacataaaaatgggacacagaaaatcaaagacctggagagatggttttgaTATGTAGATTGTAGACATGTAGAAATAACTTCTAAAGAACCTTGAAGCATTCAAAAACCTCTCCTTTTGTGGTGAGAAGATGCCCATGAGCCATCATGAGATGTCAGTAAGAAAAAATCATAGAGTGGAAATCACACTACTGCATGAGGTTTAGACAAGTGCAATTGTTCAGCTGATAACTCATCAGAGAATTCTAAAAATACCAGGATTCATCCAAGAataatctctttctttttatttctctctctacatatatacagacagatagatgatagatagatagatagatagatagatacatacatacatacatacatacatacatgcatgcatacatgcatacatatgtagataCATAGGAAGATCAtacataggtgatagatagatagatagatagatagatagatagatagatagatagatagatagacagacagacagacaggtagatgatagatagatgatagataggcaaGATGatagtctgtgtatatgtgtgtatatttgtgcatgtgtatatatgcatgggatgtatgcatatgcacacagagTAGCACCAACACTGTGAGCTTCAGAAGCCCTGGACCTTATGAAAATGTACACCAAATCAGACTCCCTGGAGACGAGGCATGCGGGTTTACATTTCACATCAGGTATGCAAGCTACTTTCCTGCACACTTATGCTTTAGTAACACTGGATTAGACGATATCTGATATCTGGTGAGCCCCAAAATTGTATAGCAGTTAGTCATCATTCCAAATCAGTATATTTCCTCATGCCAATTAgttggtcttttttttaaatctctctttACCTGTCCTATGATAACTTGTAGGTTTAGCTAAATCACAGTTCTCAGCATGAATTAACATTGTGCCTATATGGGGGTTTTGAACTGAGGGTTGCATTGGCTGTAATGATGTccactgtttttaaaatgttgtgctGCTGGGTATTCCTGCACTTAGTGTTTGCTGAAATGCATTTATCAGATGAAATACGTTGAAGAAAATTATCTTCCTAAATGATCCCTCCAGTTCTTACATGTTTAGGTGAATAATATGCAGTAAAATTGTTTCCAGATATTCAGTGAAAACGCAGCATTCAGCCAAATTGCCCATTGCTAAGAATACTTGTCTCATACCCAAAATGTTTTCAACAGGAGGATTGAGATGTTTTCGACATGTCTTATAAAAGAGCTATTGCTCTCTTCTCTAATGGAGCATAGAGAAAGGCTGATATATCTTCAGAGATACTCATTTGTTATAGCTCATATCTTTTATAGTGGAGCTCACCACCTGATATTGATTCTTCCAAGATTAAGAAGCTTCCCATCATTGTCTCTAACCTGGGCACCGCTAAGCTATAAAGGAGACATCAAAGATGATTTGATTCAGGGGATTTATCTCTTCACTTAACAGAATCTCAGACTCAAAGGATGTGTGTACCTTCTCTATTACTTAATGCTCCAGAGTCCTTAAAGAGGGGACATGGTGTTAAATTCTGCAATCGTTATTCCCTGGGAGACAGATCACAGTGAGTTTCATCTACACTAACACAGAATAACTGTGAAAGTTTCTCCTGTTCTGTTTTACTTAGAGAAAGGCAGGTGATAGTGAGATAGAAGAGGGATGCCAAACAATGTATCCTTGACATGAGGGATGCCAGTCTCATAAAAACCCTCCTTGGCTGTCTTACTCCAGTCCAGCTTCCATGCCAAAATAAATTCTCAACACAGGAAAAGCTCAGAGAAGCAACTCTTTTCAGGATAGTAACCAACCTCTTACCAATGTATCACACAAGATCAAAGACTATTTGCCTCTTCACAACTCCTTAGGCTAAGTGATTAAAATTAAACCTGCTTCCCTCCCCCAGTGAATGTATCAGAAAATATGCACATACCAAGAAAGGAAACTCCACTCAAGAAATGAAATGTTATGCAAGCTCAGACAAATTTATTGAGAATTTGACAGACACATCCACAACTTCACCATAACAGGGAATCATGAGAGTCTTGAAATATTCCAAAGCAATACGTGCCACATGGGTTGCCAAGCTTCTGAAAAAGTCCTAAAGAAAGAGCATCCAGGAAAGGCAGAGTAAGGCATCATCTAGATTTTCAGTTCCTTTGCTTGAGACTCAGTTGTAAGATCTGAAAAACAGCTTCTTGGAAGAGGTTGatgaagaaaggaagatgaaGGGTGGtgaggctggaacctggaggtgTCACAAAGCCTTCATGAAGAGATGGAACTGTGCCTGGGGGATCACAGCAAATCAGTAGAGAGCAAATGGCCAGTATCTTCTGTAAGCCCCGCAGCCATTGTAGCCATAGCCAAGGCCATAGCCAACTGGAGAGTAGGTGCTACCATAGCCACAGCCAACACTGTACCCCAGAGGGTAGCCATAGCTGCCCCAGTAGCATCCTGGGAAGACAGAGCCCTCAGCGCCGGTGTAGTACATGATGTCAGGAGTGGAAGGCTTAGGTAGGAGGGAAGTGAGTGTGATGGATTCTGTAGTCTCAGACCATCTTTATATACCCCGACTGGGGGGTGTGGCTTAAGAAAACACAAGGCCCTCATTTTCATTCTTGACACCAATTTGCACTACACAAAGCTCGTTAATTTGTTGTGCTCTTGCCTAAGAGTCTATGAAAAAGCTCTTTGTGATATAATGCAAGGAGACGATTCCATCAAACAAGTTATGTGCCTTCCAAAATGGGTTATTACAGGGACTTCAAAAGCGCTTGGTCTTACAGACCCTATATATAATTTCAGTTATCAGGCTTTGTAACGCCAAGAAAGAGTCTAGTGTTGTTAGCTTTAATGCAGTCATCTCCTGCTCTGAATTTATACAACCAGGTTTAGAATTCAGTAGATATGTGTAGGACACTTTAAGTCAAATAATAAGCTATGAGTTTGTCTCCAAATCAGTATCTCTTACCATTTACTGGATTAAAgaattctctcttcttcttcttcttcttcttcttcttcttcctcctcctcctcttcctcctcttcctcctcctcctcctcctcctcctcctcctcctcctccttcttcttcttcttcttcttcttcttcttcttcttctgtgtgtAAGATGCTCACCACAGACCTTCCCCCATCTATAGCTAATCTGTTCAGGAAACTAAACTGTGTGTAAAAGTTAATTGGATAGACACCATCAGAATCATATCTAGTAGTACATGTCTATACCACCTCTGCAATTAAAAATctgtaaaataaaagtataatttgtTGATTAATCATAATTCTAAATGTCACACTGGTGTGATTTGTTGATCCAATACACTATTTCAGGTAAATATTTAAAGTAGCAACAtggcaaaaacaacaaaaactaatggaaaattttatcctaaaatgaaGATGACTTTTCTATTGAATCAAGTAAGAGCATTTTATCTGAAAAAATATGATGATTTTTATGAAGTGTCAAATGATAATATAAACTCACAGACTTTTTAAAACAGTCATAAACTAAACGTCTTTTGAATTTCAAGTAATTGTTAGATGCTAGAAATTGTAAAAATGAGTGAGAAGTGGTAACTACATTGGAAATAATGAAGTTTATACATTTCATTTTTAGAATGATTATTTACCCTAGAATAGGGAGCCTAGACCAATCTCCTTTCAGTGGAGATTTAGTCCACAAATAGGAATTGGAGGAAGATTAGATTTATCAAAACTGTCTTGGGCCATATATGATCTGGCAAATCATTTCCCTAATACCTGCATGCAGACTTCCCTTCATGGAACTTTATGTATGATTTACAACAGTACCACATGATGAGGGTACATGGCATGAAGTAGAAAACAAAGCCAGCCAGCTGACACAATACAGAAACCTGTTACAAACCAGCCCCTAGACTTTACTTAACATCCCAGATGTGATTTTATTCTATCAACAGCCAAGGGGCCATAGGTTAATTCCAAGGACAAAAAAATCAGACTCGTAGAGAAACTCAAAGCTATGCCAGTGTTCTAACCACTAATTGTTTAATTACAGCAGAAGCAATTTTGAAAACACAGAGTTGCCCCACCACCCTGCTCATAAGTAGGGTGCTGCCTATACTGATTCAGAACTTAAAATTCAAGTTCTTCATGTGATGTACAACTAAAGGGGCCAGAAAATTACCCTGAGCCTCATTCATGAATGTTAAGATACTGGAAAACATTTCCTAAAATCCTTAGAACGAGTTATAATATATTGTAACCATCATAATATTATTTCATCTAATAACAAAAATGCAGGTGTGTtaggaaaagaataaaatcaaacaaaatgtgttgtataacagaaaaaaaaagttttgaatcAATGCCAAGGTTCAATTATAAAAGCCTGATTAAACAAATTCCTCTCCCACTCACTGAATCTGACACATGCTGATTTTTGCCCTTGGTGATGTAATATACAGCTTTGTATATGAGTGATAAAGAATTTATATATGCCATCCTTTTAAATAAGCATAACCCTTTTAATAGAAAATAGCCTGGATTCTATTCTCAatttataccaaaaaaaaaaaaaaaaatgcaaagagaaATTTTCAGGAAAACCCATTGTTTCTCCATaagtcacttttaaaaataatggccAACCCAACCCAACTGAATATATGAAAGCTTTTTTTTCTAATACATGATGCTCAAAGAGGATTCATGTTACACAGTCTGAACTTCGTACTTATCGGGAGCCTTCCTCACAAATaggaaaacaacataaataaagaatCAGTGCGAAggtaaaaacacaaaagaaattaaatgccaacaagaacaacaaacgtTAGGAAATCCAGGAGCGAATACTGTATTCTTAGCTGCCTGACAAActtctatatttttctttcccaTAAATGAATTTCTGGCTCCATCACTTCAAACTGTTCCCTCAATCATCCTTCCTGGGCTGGATGTCACAACAGAGATGCATCCCAGGAAATAAGTTCTAGCCATGAATGCTCACAACACATACTCCGGGTGAATTGGCAGAGCCTCGGAGAGGAGAATTCCTGAAAGCTGTGCCTATATGAAGGAGCTTTGTTGGATAGGGAAGTGGCTGAGAACCACGGGAATCTATCCGACTATTCCAAGTTAAACAAGTTTGTACTTTAATTTCTACCTAGTTAGATCCTGAAAGACATCTCTTTGGACTTGATCTTGCCATCCAATGAGCTGTAGAAAACTTCAGAAGGAATCTTAACCAGCCAGCACTAACCCAAACTAAATGCAGCTCAAATGTCTCCCCTACCCTGCCCTTCCCAACAAAGCCATATCATACCAGGTCTCGGGAAGAGAAAAGCAGATGGTCACATATGCAGCGGCAACATCTGAGCAGTGGTTGCGGGGTAGACATTTGCATAAAACTCAGGATGTTTTTCCCATTGGATGGCATTCCTAAAATGTTGTACAATTAACAGttgtatttaaatttaatttctcttcttCGATTCAAGTAAACTTTAATATGTATaaagataaagtggggaaaatcttGTTCCTTGATTCtctgcaaaggaaaaagaaatgtacGCAAATTTCAGAAGAAGGGGCAATTCATGTGCACAAGTCTCATCACCGTCAGAAAAATGCTTCTACTTTGTTTACTAATTCATTAAACACATAAAGCAATTAGAAGGGACtgctgttatttttgctgtttttgtggtgctaggaatcaaagctAGAATTCTGTACATGCTTAGTGAGTGCTAACACTGGGCTACACCCCCAGGCCACTATATAAGATTTAATATGACAGTGGTCATCCTAGAGTACAAAATTTATCTTTCAATAAGcaaatgtgtattttaaaagtcataaactgggggctggagagatggctccacagttaagagcactggctgctcttccaaaggtcctgagttcaattcccagcaaccacatggtggctcacagccacctgtaataggatccgatgccctcttctagtgtgtctgaagatggcaacagtgtactcacatacaataaatgaataaataaacaaacaaataaataaatctctttcttAAAAGTCATAAACTGAACATCTCTTGAATTTCAAGTAATTGTTAGATGCTGGAAATTGCAAAAATAGGTAAGAAATGGTAACTACACTGGAAACAATCAGTGAATGAAATACATATCGTAAGTCCAAGGGAGAGAACGTACACTTCTACCTAAAGAAGTGGAGGCAGTCCAGCAAAGCTCCATTATGGAAGGAATAGATGCACTAATTTTGTCTTGAAAATTGTCATTTTA harbors:
- the Krtap8-1 gene encoding keratin-associated protein 8-1, which encodes MYYTGAEGSVFPGCYWGSYGYPLGYSVGCGYGSTYSPVGYGLGYGYNGCGAYRRYWPFALY